The Helicobacter ganmani nucleotide sequence ATCAAGAAAGATGGCGAAGGAATAGAGGGCAATACAGCAGATATTAAGGCTTTACAAAAAGAAGCAAATGAAATCTTGCAAAATGCTAGAGCTGAAGCAGCTTTGATTAAAAACAAAGCACAAGACAGCGCAAAGCAAACCGCTGAAATGAAAATTTCTCAAAAGAAAGATGAATTAGCTCAAAAATATAGTGCATTTGTTGTAGGTTTGGAAGAAGAAAAAGCTAGATTAAAGGCTTCTTTAGAATCCGAGATTCCACTTTTTAAAGAAAGCTTAAAAGTTAAGCTTGAGAAGTTATAAAAAGGAGCGGATAATGAGAACAAATGTTTATTGGTTGGCTTTATTGTTTGCACCTGGGATACTCTTTGCAGCAGAAGGGAGTGGAGAATATGATATAATTGAAAGAACAATCAATTTTATTATTTTCTTTGCGCTAGTCTATTATTTTGCAGCAAATGCAATTAAAGATATTTTTAAAGCTCGTAGAGATAGTATCGCAAACTCTTTGGCTAAGATTCAAGAGAAATTACAGGATTCTAAAAAAGCAAAACAAAAGGCACTAAATCAGCTAGAGGAAGCAAAAAAAACCGCAAAAGATATTGTAGAATCCGCACATAAAGAATCTGCAATTATTGTGCAAAAAATTGAAGAAAACACAAAAAATGAGCTGGAGAATTTGGTGCGTCAATACAATGACCATATTGCGTTTGAGCAAAGAAAAGCTGAAAAGTTGATTGTAGATGAAATCTTATCTGAATTCTTAAACAAAGATTCTATTGCTTTAAGCAAAGATGTTTTAATGCAATCTTTACTCAAAAAGGCAGCGTAAATGAAAGATTTAATTGCAAAACGATATATTAAGGCATTAGCTAAAACTGCTTCTGAAGCCGAATTAAGAGACATTGCAGAATCTCTAGGGAAACTTGCTGGGGCTTATAAGGTTGCAAAATTTAGAGAAATTGTAGAATCCCCATATGTTGAACAAAAGAAAAAAACTGAATTTGTTCTGGAAAATATTTTAGATAATGATTTCAATGCAAAATTTGCTAATTTTATTAAAATTTTAGCAGAACATAAGCGGTTAGATTTATTTGAGGAGCTTTATAGGGAATTAACTTCTTATTTAGCTACTCTAAATAAAGAATACATTGCACAACTTATTGTGAGTGAGAGCTACGATGAAGTAAAGTTGAAAGAGATTCAAGATAAATTTAGCAAAAAACTTGGTGTTAATCTTTTGTTGAAGCAGCAAATTGTAGCAAATGCTGGAATCAGATTAGTAGTGGAAGATTTAGGTGTTGAAGTTTCTTTTTCTCAAGAGAAATTTGCAAGTGATTTAAGAAATCATATTTTAAAAGCATTTTAATTTTAAATAAGGAGTAATAGTGGTAGCAAAGTTACAAGCAGATGAAATTAGTTCAATCATCAAAGAAAGAATTGATAATTTTGAACTTGATTTAAATATCGCCGAAACAGGTAAAGTGATTGCGTATGCTGATGGTGTTGCAAAGGTTTATGGACTAAAAAATGCAATGAGCTATGAAATGGTTGAATTTGAAACAGGCGATAAAGGTTTGGCTTCAAGCTTGGAGGAAGGTAGTGTTGGTGTTGTCGTCTTAGGAGCTGGCAAAGAAATCAAAGAAGGTTCTTCCGTTAAACGTCTTGGTAAGCTTTTGCGTGTTCCTGTGGGTAATGGACTAATGGGCCGCGTTGTTAATGCTCTTGGTGAGCCAATTGATGGTAAAGGTGCAATTGATACGAAAGAGTATCGTTTTATGGAAGAAAAAGCACCCGGAATTATGGCTAGAAAATCAGTGCATGAGCCACTCCAAACAGGTTTAAAAGCAATTGATGCACTCGTTCCAATTGGACGCGGACAAAGAGAGCTAATTATTGGTGATAGACAAACGGGCAAAACAACAGTTGCAATTGATACAATTATTAATCAAAAAGGGCAAGATGTTGTTTGTATTTATGTTGCAATTGGTCAGAAAGAATCTACAATTGCGCAAGTAGTCAGAAAATTGGAAGAACATGGTGCAATGGAATATACTATTATTGTTAATGCGCCTGCTTCCGATTCTGCTGCAATGCAATATCTAGCTCCTTATGCTGGTGTAACAATGGGTGAGTATTTTAGAGACAATGGAAGACACGCGTTAATTGTTTATGATGATTTAAGTAAGCATGCTGTTGCCTATCGTGAAATGTCTTTGATTCTTAGACGTCCTCCAGGTCGTGAAGCATTCCCCGGTGATGTATTTTACTTGCACTCAAGATTATTGGAACGTGCAGCAAAAGTGAGTGATGAACTTGGAGCTGGTTCGCTTACTGCATTGCCAATTATTGAAACACAAGCGGGAGATGTGGCGGCGTATATTCCAACAAATGTTATTTCTATTACAGATGGTCAAATTTTTCTAGAAACAGATTTGTTTAACTCTGGAATTCGTCCTGCAATCAATGTCGGTTTATCTGTTTCACGCGTAGGCGGTGCAGCACAGATTAAAGCAACAAAACAAGTTTCAGGAACTTTAAGACTTGATTTGGCTCAATATCGTGAATTGCAAGCATTTGCGCAGTTCGCTTCTGATTTAGATGAATCAAGTAGAAAGCAATTGGATAGAGGTCAAAGAATGGTTGAAGTATTGAAACAACCTCCTTATTCTCCGCTACCAATTGAACGTCAAGTAGTAATTATTTTTGCTGGTGCAAGAGGTTATATGGACGACATTGCAACAGCAAATATTACAAAATTTGAAGCTGATTTATATCCATTCTTAGAGGCTAAATATCCACAAATTTTTGAAGATATTCGCTCTAAAAAAATGTTAGATAAAGATATTGAAGAAACTCTTTGTAAAGCATTAGAAGAATTTAAATCTAGTTTTGCGGTGTAAAATAGGGAGTTTGTTATGGGAAACAACCTGAAAGATATTAGAAAACAGATTTCAAGCGTTTTAAATACTCAAAAAACTACGCGTGCAATGAAGCTTGTTTCTACTTCTAAGCTTAAAAAAGCCGATGAAATGGCGAGACGTTCTAAAATGTATGCAAATAAAATTGTAGAGGTCTTGTCAGAAATTAAAGTAAAAGTCGTGAGCGGTGAGAATGTGCAAGATAATCCTTATTTTAGTGCGGGCAATGAAGAATCTAAAATTGTAGATATTGTGCTAGTTACAGCCGATAAAGGTTTATGTGGTGGATTCAATATTAATACCATTAAAGAAGTGAATCGGATTATTGCAGAGCACAAGGTTAAAAATATGAAAGTGCGTTTGCGCGTAATTGGTAAAAAAGCAGTAGAGTATTATAAATTTAATGAAATTGAAGTGCTAGATAGTGTGGTGGGTTTGAGTGCTACACCGCAATATGCTCAAGCAGCAGAATTTATCAATAAGGCGGTAGCAGATTATCTTAACGGTATTACTTCCAAAGTGATTTTGGTTCATAATGGATTCAAGAATATGATTTCACAAGAAATGAAAGTTTCTCAACTTTTACCTATTGAGGGTATTGTTCTGACGGAAGAATGCTCTTCTATTTTGGAGGTAGAACCAAATGAACAGGAAAACGAGATTCTGCACGAATTGGCAAAC carries:
- a CDS encoding F0F1 ATP synthase subunit B family protein; translated protein: MTIIPTPWVMALVFVVFLVLVYLLNRILYKPLLGFMDTRDASIKKDGEGIEGNTADIKALQKEANEILQNARAEAALIKNKAQDSAKQTAEMKISQKKDELAQKYSAFVVGLEEEKARLKASLESEIPLFKESLKVKLEKL
- the atpA gene encoding F0F1 ATP synthase subunit alpha; this encodes MVAKLQADEISSIIKERIDNFELDLNIAETGKVIAYADGVAKVYGLKNAMSYEMVEFETGDKGLASSLEEGSVGVVVLGAGKEIKEGSSVKRLGKLLRVPVGNGLMGRVVNALGEPIDGKGAIDTKEYRFMEEKAPGIMARKSVHEPLQTGLKAIDALVPIGRGQRELIIGDRQTGKTTVAIDTIINQKGQDVVCIYVAIGQKESTIAQVVRKLEEHGAMEYTIIVNAPASDSAAMQYLAPYAGVTMGEYFRDNGRHALIVYDDLSKHAVAYREMSLILRRPPGREAFPGDVFYLHSRLLERAAKVSDELGAGSLTALPIIETQAGDVAAYIPTNVISITDGQIFLETDLFNSGIRPAINVGLSVSRVGGAAQIKATKQVSGTLRLDLAQYRELQAFAQFASDLDESSRKQLDRGQRMVEVLKQPPYSPLPIERQVVIIFAGARGYMDDIATANITKFEADLYPFLEAKYPQIFEDIRSKKMLDKDIEETLCKALEEFKSSFAV
- a CDS encoding F0F1 ATP synthase subunit delta, translating into MKDLIAKRYIKALAKTASEAELRDIAESLGKLAGAYKVAKFREIVESPYVEQKKKTEFVLENILDNDFNAKFANFIKILAEHKRLDLFEELYRELTSYLATLNKEYIAQLIVSESYDEVKLKEIQDKFSKKLGVNLLLKQQIVANAGIRLVVEDLGVEVSFSQEKFASDLRNHILKAF
- a CDS encoding F0F1 ATP synthase subunit B, with the translated sequence MRTNVYWLALLFAPGILFAAEGSGEYDIIERTINFIIFFALVYYFAANAIKDIFKARRDSIANSLAKIQEKLQDSKKAKQKALNQLEEAKKTAKDIVESAHKESAIIVQKIEENTKNELENLVRQYNDHIAFEQRKAEKLIVDEILSEFLNKDSIALSKDVLMQSLLKKAA
- the atpG gene encoding ATP synthase F1 subunit gamma, which translates into the protein MGNNLKDIRKQISSVLNTQKTTRAMKLVSTSKLKKADEMARRSKMYANKIVEVLSEIKVKVVSGENVQDNPYFSAGNEESKIVDIVLVTADKGLCGGFNINTIKEVNRIIAEHKVKNMKVRLRVIGKKAVEYYKFNEIEVLDSVVGLSATPQYAQAAEFINKAVADYLNGITSKVILVHNGFKNMISQEMKVSQLLPIEGIVLTEECSSILEVEPNEQENEILHELANKYVEFSMYYALVDSLAAEHSARMQAMDAATNNAGEMARTLTIAYNKARQQAITTELVEINTGVESMK